CCAGAAGCACGATGTTCCAGCCCGGTGTCGGCCTGCCGATGGAACCCGGCTTGGCCTCCATGAACGGAAACGTGGCCACCTGCAAGGTGGTCTCGGTCTGTCCATAGCCCTCGTGGATGGGCAGGCCCGTGGCCTCCTTCCAGGCATGAAAGACCCCTTCGTTTAAAAGCTCCCCGGCCGTGGTGCAGTGACGCAGAGCCCGTAGGTCATAGTCGGTAAGATTCGTGCGGATCAAAAACCGATAGACCGTGGGCGGTGCGCAAAACCCGGTCACCCTGTGCTCGGCCAAGACCTTGAGAAGGACGTCGGGATCGAACTTGCCTCTGAAATCATAGACAAAGACCACCGCCCCGGCCATCCACTGGCCGTAAAACTTCCCCCAAACCGCCTTGCCCCAACCGGTATCGGCCAGGGTCAGATGGATGTCTCCGGGCTCCAGATCATGCCAGTACATGGCTGTGGTCAGATGTCCAAGGGGATAGAAGTGACTGTGCTGGACCATCTTAGGTTGGCCGGTGGTTCCCGAGGAAAAAAAGATTAGAAGGGGGTCGTTGCCTCCCACATGAGGTGCGGGGCGCTCGAAAACCGGCGAGGCGGCTTCGACGCGCTCCTCGTAGGACGCCCATCCGGCTCTCGGGCCATCGGAACCCACGACCAGGAGCATCTCCAATCCGGGGCAGGAGGCCCGGGCCGCGTCGACGTTCCCGGCCACCGAGAACTCGGCCACGACGCCCTTGATCTCAGCGAAGCGGACTCGGTACTCAATGTCTTTGGGGGTCAGCAAATTGGGTGATGGGATGGCCACGGCACCGATCTTGTGCAAAGCCAGCATGGTCACCCAAAACTCAACCCGTCGACAGAGAATGACCATGACCCTGTCCCCCCGGCCAATGCCCATGGATTTCAGGACGTTGGCCAGTCTCGAGGATCTCTCCGAAAAAAAAGTGTATGTGTATTCCCGACGGCAGTGGTGGGTGTCGACGTGGATCATGGCCAGGGCATGTCCGTCGCGTTCGGCCCTGACATCCATCGCGTCAAAGGCGAAGTTGAATCCTTCCGGACAGACCGGGACGAAGGTCGAAACAAAATCGTCGTAACTCGTGAAGCGTCGCTTTTCAGGCAGCATTTCCTCTCCTGGAATGATGTATCTGTGGGAAGGACAAAAGCGGGCGGGACCCGATCACAGGCTAAATGATCACGTCCAAAAAGACGGCCGGCCGGCCGTCCAGGCCTCGCAGTGAGTGAGGGGTCCGGGACGTGAAGTACAGGCTGTCTCCGGGCTCCACAACGACAACGCGTTCCCCGAGAACGACCTCTAGGCGGCCTTCAAGGCCGAAGATGAACTCCTGGCCCGGGTGCTCGTTGAAGGTCGCTTCATGCCCCTCCCTAGGCGGGACCGTGACCAGAAAGGGCTCCATCCTCCGACCAACGAACCGGTAGGCCAGGCTCTTGTAGTCGTAGTCTTTTCGGCGTTCGACACTCATGCCACGACCCTGTTTGACTAGAGAAAACCCGTGCAGATGGGATTCTTTCCCCGAAATCAGCACCGTCAGGTCTACGCCATACTTCTGGGCGACATGAAAGAGATAGCTGACCGGAATCTCGGCCGCGCCACCCTCGTAGCTCTCGACATCGGCCGCAGAAACTTCAAGATCCCCGGCCATCTCATCCAGACTCAGCCCCAGCGCGTCCCGCAGCCCCCGGAGCCTGGGGGCGATCTCCTTGCAGCTCTGAGTGTTCACATCCATTGTTTCTCCCGTGGTGTGTTTCGAATCGACTCGCCAGACAAGTCGATCTCTTCCTGAAAACGACAAAAACGGCCCGTTCCCTCCTGTCTTATTGAAAGGTGGGATAGCGGACCGGTTTCCTTCATTGAACCGAGACGGACAAAGATTTCAAGCTAAAAATCAGGAAACCGTCTCGGCCGAAATTAGACCGACACGACTGAATTCTCGGAGTTACCAAACGGGGTCGGACGATAGCCGTCGGCCGACCAATCGTTCTCCCAATCCATCTCGTCGATGAGATAGCGGAACTGATAATCCCGATCGGTTTCCAAATCGAGCTGGAGTTTGAACGACCCGTCCTTGAGACGTTGCATAGGCATGGCGTAGATGTCCCACCCGTTGAATTCCCCGACCAGATTCACGCTTCCGGCCCCAGGTGCCATCTCAGCCGGAACCCGGAAGGTCACCTTGCAGATCGGCTTTGTTTTCAGATACTTCTTTTCCAGACTCATTATCTCATCCTCCTTTGAAGCCACCACCGACCGAGCCAACCAGTTTGCCCAGGCTGCGGTAAGCCTTCATATAGCTTAACGCGGACACATTCCATGAAAAATCCACGCTCATTCCTCGAATTTGCAGAGCCTTCCAGGCCTTGGGATCCGACCATACGCCGACGGCCTGATCAATGGCTCCCAGGAAATCTTCCCCGGTCGGGCTCTGAAACGTGAACCCGTTGGCCTGAGGATCGGGATAGGGGACGATAGTATCCTTGAGCCCGCCGACGGCCGTGGCCACTGGAGGAGTCCCATAACTCAAGCTGTACATCTGGGTCAGGCCGCAGGGCTCATATCTGGAAGGCATCAGAAAAATGTCCGACCCGGCCTGAATCTGATGGGCCAACTCCTCAGTGTAGCCGACCACGGCACAGACCCGGCCCGGGTAGAGTTCCGAGGCCTCCATGAGCCTCGCCTCGAACGCGGTCCCGCCCTCGCCCAAAACCACCAGGCCCACATTGCGCTTCATGAGCCTGGGCAATATCTCTAGGACGATATCAATCCCCTTCTGCTCTCGCAACCGGCCAATGAAGCCCAAAATTGGCCTCCGGGCCAGGCCCGGGTCGAGACCCAGGTCCTCGATCAGGAACTCCTTGCACATCTCCTTGCCCCGAAGATCGTCCCTGCCGTATCTGGCGTGAAGAAACATGTCGGCCTCGGGATTCCAGACCGAACGATCCATCCCATTCAAGATACCGACCAAACGATCCCGACGGCTCTGTAGAACTCCCTCCAGGCCGCACCCGAACTCCGGGGTCAAAATTTCCCGGGCGTAACTCGGGCTGACGGTGGTTATCAAATCGGCGTAGGAGATGCCCGCCTTGAGAAGGTTGAAGCCTCCATGAAACTCGGCCCCGTGTATGTTCCAGGTCCAGTCAGGCAGCCCGCTGTTCAAGAACAGACGGGACGAGAACCAGCCCTGAAAGGCCAGGTTGTGAATGGTCAGAACCGAGGCCGTCCCCGACCAGAAGGGGTCCTCCAGACGCCAGGCGTAAAGAAAGGCCGGCACCAAAGCAGCGTGCCAATCGTGGACATGGACGATCTCCGGCGCCTGCCCCAGACGCTTGATGATCGACAAGACCGCCCGGCAAAAAAAAATGAATCGCTCGCAATTGTCGAAATAGTCACCATGATGGGTGCAATAGTAATTCCGGCGGTCGAAATACTCCCCACGATCGACAAAATAGACGGGCATGCCCTCGAAATCGGCCTTGTAGACGTCGGCCGTGATGTCCGGCCAAGGATAGCCCACGGGACAATTTTCGGCCACAAGCCGCATCTTGTAGCGCGAGGTCGAAATCCGGCCGTAGAACGGGGTGATCACGCTGACGTCGAGCCCCATCTTGTGCAGGGTCAGGGGTAACACCCCCATGACGTCGGCCAACCCTCCGCTCTTGGAAAACGGATAGATCTCTGAAGCGGCAAAGACGATGCCCTGCATACCTCGTTACAAACTCCTTCGATCGAAACCCTTTCCAGTTCCGGATACGGGATTGAACCGGGCCCTGACTTCAACAAAGTCCTCAAGGATTGAACCGTGGTCGAAGGCCAAGTCTCCGG
The sequence above is a segment of the Deltaproteobacteria bacterium genome. Coding sequences within it:
- a CDS encoding acyl-CoA synthetase — encoded protein: MLPEKRRFTSYDDFVSTFVPVCPEGFNFAFDAMDVRAERDGHALAMIHVDTHHCRREYTYTFFSERSSRLANVLKSMGIGRGDRVMVILCRRVEFWVTMLALHKIGAVAIPSPNLLTPKDIEYRVRFAEIKGVVAEFSVAGNVDAARASCPGLEMLLVVGSDGPRAGWASYEERVEAASPVFERPAPHVGGNDPLLIFFSSGTTGQPKMVQHSHFYPLGHLTTAMYWHDLEPGDIHLTLADTGWGKAVWGKFYGQWMAGAVVFVYDFRGKFDPDVLLKVLAEHRVTGFCAPPTVYRFLIRTNLTDYDLRALRHCTTAGELLNEGVFHAWKEATGLPIHEGYGQTETTLQVATFPFMEAKPGSIGRPTPGWNIVLLDDEGRICPPGVEGEICVDISTGKPVGLMDGYLKDEEKTAAAMRDGYYRTGDKAWMDEDGYLWFLGRVDDLIKSSGYRIGPFEVESALILHEAVVEAAVTGVPDPVRGQAVKATVVLAPGFEPSERLTLELQAHVKKVTAPYKYPRMIEYVQELPKTISGKIKRAEIRARDAIR
- a CDS encoding cupin domain-containing protein, which produces MDVNTQSCKEIAPRLRGLRDALGLSLDEMAGDLEVSAADVESYEGGAAEIPVSYLFHVAQKYGVDLTVLISGKESHLHGFSLVKQGRGMSVERRKDYDYKSLAYRFVGRRMEPFLVTVPPREGHEATFNEHPGQEFIFGLEGRLEVVLGERVVVVEPGDSLYFTSRTPHSLRGLDGRPAVFLDVII
- a CDS encoding glycoside hydrolase, which encodes MSLEKKYLKTKPICKVTFRVPAEMAPGAGSVNLVGEFNGWDIYAMPMQRLKDGSFKLQLDLETDRDYQFRYLIDEMDWENDWSADGYRPTPFGNSENSVVSV
- the glgA gene encoding glycogen synthase GlgA, which encodes MQGIVFAASEIYPFSKSGGLADVMGVLPLTLHKMGLDVSVITPFYGRISTSRYKMRLVAENCPVGYPWPDITADVYKADFEGMPVYFVDRGEYFDRRNYYCTHHGDYFDNCERFIFFCRAVLSIIKRLGQAPEIVHVHDWHAALVPAFLYAWRLEDPFWSGTASVLTIHNLAFQGWFSSRLFLNSGLPDWTWNIHGAEFHGGFNLLKAGISYADLITTVSPSYAREILTPEFGCGLEGVLQSRRDRLVGILNGMDRSVWNPEADMFLHARYGRDDLRGKEMCKEFLIEDLGLDPGLARRPILGFIGRLREQKGIDIVLEILPRLMKRNVGLVVLGEGGTAFEARLMEASELYPGRVCAVVGYTEELAHQIQAGSDIFLMPSRYEPCGLTQMYSLSYGTPPVATAVGGLKDTIVPYPDPQANGFTFQSPTGEDFLGAIDQAVGVWSDPKAWKALQIRGMSVDFSWNVSALSYMKAYRSLGKLVGSVGGGFKGG